One segment of Plectropomus leopardus isolate mb unplaced genomic scaffold, YSFRI_Pleo_2.0 unplaced_scaffold1868, whole genome shotgun sequence DNA contains the following:
- the LOC121965119 gene encoding transmembrane protein 100-like, whose protein sequence is MAHLFLASKIAMPDDLHSKAGRIPRGAVRMPTSISAEKLSREKARKDRGVVVVTTHVPHVNEIQLTAATGGAEMSCYRCMVPFGVVVLIAGVVVTAVAYTFNSHGSTISVLGLVLLSAGLGLLGSSAVCWRIRLRKKRDKRRESQTALMASHGYCVA, encoded by the coding sequence ATGGCCCACCTCTTCCTCGCCAGTAAGATCGCCATGCCGGACGACCTCCACAGCAAAGCCGGCAGGATCCCCAGAGGCGCCGTGAGGATGCCGACATCCATCTCTGCCGAGAAGCTGAGCCGGGAGAAGGCCAGGAAGGACCGCGGCGTCGTCGTCGTGACGACACACGTCCCGCACGTCAACGAGATCCAGCTGACGGCGGCCACAGGTGGCGCTGAAATGTCCTGCTACCGCTGCATGGTGCCGTTTGGCGTTGTCGTACTCATCGCCGGAGTCGTGGTCACGGCGGTGGCGTACACCTTCAACTCGCACGGGTCCACCATCTCGGTGCTGGGGCtggtgctgctgtctgctggacTGGGCCTGCTGGGATCCAGCGCCGTCTGCTGGAGGATCCGactgaggaagaagagggacAAGCGGAGGGAGAGTCAGACCGCCCTCATGGCGAGCCACGGTTACTGCGTGGCCTGA